From one Paenibacillus sp. FSL K6-1330 genomic stretch:
- a CDS encoding YaiI/YqxD family protein — translation MRMNESNSISIVVDGDACPVKKEIAETARTFRVPVLLVSSYDHLQQAEEGVTTVQVDRSDQSADLYIANHISRGDIVVTQDYGLAALALAKSCHVISFRGRIFHNADIDFMLDSRHHQAKARKQGKYGKGPKKLLDEDRSFFQHKLTKLLHELQENVHP, via the coding sequence ATGCGAATGAACGAAAGCAACTCCATTTCGATCGTGGTTGACGGTGATGCATGTCCAGTCAAGAAGGAAATCGCAGAGACTGCTCGTACATTTCGTGTGCCGGTACTGCTTGTTTCTTCCTATGATCATCTGCAGCAGGCAGAAGAAGGGGTTACGACGGTCCAGGTGGATCGGAGTGATCAAAGTGCGGATCTATACATCGCTAACCACATATCCAGAGGGGATATCGTGGTGACGCAGGATTATGGACTGGCTGCACTTGCGCTTGCCAAATCATGCCATGTGATATCTTTTCGTGGTCGTATTTTCCATAATGCGGATATCGATTTCATGCTGGATTCCCGTCACCATCAGGCGAAGGCGAGGAAGCAAGGAAAGTATGGCAAAGGGCCCAAAAAACTGCTTGACGAAGACCGGAGTTTTTTTCAACATAAACTGACAAAACTTTTGCATGAATTGCAGGAGAATGTCCACCCGTAG
- the dnaG gene encoding DNA primase, with the protein MSTGQGNIPDDVIEEVLAKSDIVDTVSKYVHLTKQGKYLKGLCPFHSEKTPSFTVTPERQIFYCYGCGKGGNAIKFRMEIEGFSFPEAVKTMAEENDISLPEGQGVPVIPRNPEKERLIEAYELSAKLYHFLLKNTEHGTEAMKYLRSRGMSDKMIDQFQIGYAPDRWDTLVQFLTKRAFDLKEMEKGGLLSARNEQEGYLDRFRGRIMFPIHDRSGKVIAFAGRILGDGQPKYLNSPETLLFNKSRTLYNLHQAKTSIRKLRQILLFEGYGDVISSWEAGLHNGVATMGTSLTENQVAIMKSVAEEVVVVYDGDKAGMAAALKVIPMLEGVGLRVRIALVNEGMDPDDYIRKFGAERFRHVVETAVSTTKFRLIYLKKNHILLEEDGKIAYAKEALPIIAVLNSSTEREVYLRELSSELHLSYESLKQDCNLLRQSMQKKMGDGDNKEKRWNNGRHKKGRQPAPVLLPAYHAAERRLLSLMLQDAEAARYVGDRLGEAFNIEDHAAIAAYLYAFYAQGKSPDISRFMSSLHDDRLEMTVSSIMMMEAPAEWNVQVLDDCIREVLKFPQQREIDQKKEEMIKAERSGDFLRAAQIASEIIALERQ; encoded by the coding sequence ATGAGTACCGGACAAGGTAATATTCCGGATGATGTCATTGAGGAAGTACTGGCCAAAAGCGATATTGTGGACACGGTCAGCAAATACGTGCATCTTACCAAACAAGGGAAATACCTGAAGGGCTTGTGCCCGTTTCACTCAGAGAAGACTCCTTCCTTTACGGTTACACCGGAACGCCAAATCTTTTACTGCTATGGCTGCGGTAAGGGCGGAAACGCCATTAAATTTAGAATGGAAATCGAAGGATTTTCTTTCCCCGAAGCCGTAAAGACAATGGCAGAAGAGAATGATATCTCGTTGCCGGAAGGTCAAGGAGTTCCCGTAATTCCTCGTAATCCGGAAAAAGAACGTTTGATTGAAGCCTATGAGCTTAGCGCCAAGCTGTACCATTTCCTGTTGAAGAATACGGAGCATGGTACAGAAGCCATGAAGTATTTACGATCCCGTGGAATGAGCGACAAAATGATTGACCAGTTCCAAATCGGTTATGCGCCAGATCGTTGGGACACGCTGGTTCAGTTCCTGACGAAGCGAGCCTTTGACTTGAAAGAGATGGAAAAGGGCGGTTTATTATCCGCAAGAAATGAACAAGAAGGCTATCTCGACCGTTTTCGCGGACGAATCATGTTTCCGATACATGACCGCAGCGGCAAGGTCATTGCTTTTGCTGGCAGAATACTGGGGGACGGTCAACCGAAGTATCTGAATTCCCCGGAGACACTTCTATTTAATAAGAGCCGCACATTGTACAACCTGCACCAGGCAAAGACATCCATACGCAAATTGCGTCAAATTCTGTTATTCGAAGGTTACGGTGATGTCATTTCGTCATGGGAAGCAGGACTTCACAATGGTGTGGCAACGATGGGGACCTCTCTAACGGAAAACCAAGTAGCAATCATGAAATCGGTGGCTGAAGAAGTTGTTGTTGTCTATGACGGTGATAAAGCCGGTATGGCTGCTGCGTTAAAAGTCATTCCAATGCTGGAAGGCGTTGGTCTCAGAGTACGAATCGCTTTGGTGAACGAAGGAATGGATCCCGATGATTACATCCGCAAATTCGGTGCCGAGCGTTTCAGGCATGTAGTAGAAACAGCTGTTTCAACAACAAAATTTAGACTTATATATCTGAAGAAAAACCATATACTGCTAGAAGAAGATGGTAAGATTGCGTACGCCAAAGAGGCATTGCCCATTATCGCAGTACTGAATTCCTCAACTGAACGAGAAGTTTACTTGAGGGAATTGTCCTCCGAGCTTCATCTTTCCTACGAAAGTCTTAAGCAGGATTGCAATCTGCTACGGCAATCGATGCAAAAAAAGATGGGCGATGGGGATAATAAGGAAAAAAGGTGGAATAATGGTAGGCATAAAAAAGGGCGCCAGCCCGCCCCGGTACTTCTGCCTGCTTACCATGCTGCAGAACGGCGGCTGCTGTCGCTGATGCTGCAGGATGCGGAAGCCGCGCGATACGTTGGCGATCGCCTGGGAGAAGCGTTTAATATTGAAGATCATGCGGCAATTGCTGCTTATCTATATGCTTTTTACGCACAGGGTAAATCTCCGGATATCAGCCGTTTCATGTCATCGCTCCACGACGATCGTTTGGAAATGACGGTCAGCTCGATCATGATGATGGAAGCACCAGCCGAGTGGAATGTTCAAGTGCTCGATGATTGCATACGTGAGGTGCTGAAATTTCCGCAGCAGAGAGAGATCGACCAGAAAAAAGAAGAGATGATAAAAGCGGAGCGCTCAGGTGATTTTTTGCGAGCCGCACAAATTGCAAGTGAGATTATCGCCCTAGAAAGACAATGA
- the rpoD gene encoding RNA polymerase sigma factor RpoD, whose product MANDQHTELETEFTLDQVKDQLIEQGKKRSVLSYKDIMEKLSPFDQDTEQMEEFYEQLADLGIDVVNENDEEGTHRQSGDSESHDNEDFGFDDDLSLPPGIKINDPVRMYLKEIGRVPLLSADDEIELANRIEQGDEEAKRRLAEANLRLVVSIAKRYVGRGMLFLDLIQEGNMGLIKAVEKFDYKKGFKFSTYATWWIRQAITRAIADQARTIRIPVHMVETINKLIRVSRQLLQELGREPSPEEIAAEMELSVEKVREIMKIAQEPVSLETPIGEEDDSHLGDFIEDQEALAPADAAAYELLKEQLEDVLDTLTEREENVLRLRFGLDDGRTRTLEEVGKVFGVTRERIRQIEAKALRKLRHPSRSKRLKDFLE is encoded by the coding sequence ATGGCGAATGATCAGCATACTGAACTAGAAACGGAATTTACGCTGGATCAAGTCAAGGATCAGTTGATTGAACAGGGTAAAAAGAGATCCGTATTGAGCTATAAAGATATTATGGAGAAATTATCGCCATTTGATCAGGACACGGAGCAGATGGAAGAGTTCTATGAGCAGCTGGCCGACCTGGGTATCGATGTAGTAAATGAGAATGATGAAGAGGGTACTCACCGGCAATCGGGAGATTCTGAATCCCATGATAATGAGGATTTTGGGTTTGACGACGATCTTTCACTGCCTCCGGGGATTAAGATTAACGATCCGGTGCGGATGTACCTGAAGGAAATTGGACGGGTTCCGCTGTTGTCCGCGGATGATGAGATTGAACTTGCCAACCGGATTGAACAGGGGGATGAGGAAGCCAAGCGCCGTCTGGCCGAAGCCAACCTGCGTCTTGTTGTAAGTATCGCGAAGCGTTATGTCGGACGAGGAATGCTGTTCCTGGATTTGATTCAGGAGGGCAACATGGGTTTGATCAAAGCCGTGGAGAAGTTCGATTACAAAAAGGGTTTCAAATTCAGTACGTATGCAACCTGGTGGATTCGCCAAGCGATCACCCGTGCTATTGCTGACCAGGCCCGTACCATCCGAATTCCTGTGCATATGGTGGAGACCATCAACAAACTGATTCGTGTATCCAGACAGCTTCTGCAGGAGCTCGGACGCGAGCCTTCGCCGGAGGAAATTGCTGCAGAGATGGAACTCAGTGTTGAGAAAGTTCGGGAGATTATGAAGATTGCCCAGGAGCCGGTTTCGCTGGAAACGCCAATCGGTGAAGAAGACGATTCCCATCTTGGCGATTTCATCGAGGATCAGGAAGCGCTCGCTCCTGCGGATGCGGCTGCTTACGAACTTCTAAAGGAACAGCTCGAAGATGTGCTGGATACGCTGACAGAGCGCGAGGAGAATGTCCTTCGTCTTCGTTTCGGACTCGATGATGGGCGCACGAGAACACTGGAAGAGGTCGGCAAAGTGTTCGGAGTTACACGCGAACGGATTCGGCAGATCGAAGCGAAAGCGCTCCGTAAGCTTCGTCACCCAAGCCGCAGCAAGCGGTTAAAGGATTTTCTCGAATAG
- a CDS encoding tRNA (adenine(22)-N(1))-methyltransferase TrmK → MKLSRRLTQILEKIPRGSRLADIGSDHALLPVAAVESGAAIQAIAGEVNPGPYDAAVKQVIESGMTDVISVRRGDGLNVLSAGEADVITIAGMGGSLIAAILDRGINKLEGVRRLVLQPNVGEDILRKWLYSHGWVLIEELILEEDGKIYEVLIAEPSHTTDLTNEQVYTERTIGDGVRLSTDWLFRMGPWLTKSPNPVFYDKWKSEMEKLGYILQSLSRSDLTTAADKASEIRSDIEFIQEVLACLPKDKR, encoded by the coding sequence GTGAAATTATCAAGAAGATTAACGCAAATACTGGAGAAGATTCCACGCGGCAGCCGACTTGCAGATATCGGTTCCGATCATGCCCTGCTGCCTGTGGCTGCCGTAGAGAGCGGAGCTGCAATTCAAGCGATCGCCGGTGAAGTTAATCCCGGCCCGTATGATGCTGCTGTCAAGCAGGTCATCGAATCAGGGATGACGGATGTCATCAGTGTGCGAAGAGGAGACGGTTTGAACGTACTCTCAGCCGGTGAGGCCGACGTCATTACGATTGCCGGTATGGGCGGCAGCCTAATTGCAGCGATTTTGGACCGCGGCATCAATAAGCTGGAAGGCGTCCGCAGGCTGGTTCTGCAGCCAAATGTAGGAGAAGATATCTTGCGTAAATGGCTGTACTCCCATGGCTGGGTGCTGATCGAGGAGTTGATCCTGGAGGAAGACGGCAAAATTTACGAAGTGCTGATCGCCGAGCCTTCGCATACAACAGACCTGACGAATGAGCAGGTTTACACGGAAAGGACGATTGGAGACGGTGTCCGGTTATCCACGGACTGGCTTTTCCGGATGGGACCTTGGCTGACGAAGTCCCCGAATCCGGTGTTCTACGATAAATGGAAGTCGGAGATGGAGAAGCTGGGGTATATTCTTCAATCGCTTTCGCGTTCAGATCTCACCACGGCAGCCGATAAGGCGAGTGAGATTCGATCGGATATCGAGTTTATTCAGGAGGTGCTGGCATGCTTGCCAAAGGACAAACGGTAA
- a CDS encoding Nif3-like dinuclear metal center hexameric protein, whose translation MLAKGQTVIQYMEQLAPKHVAEPDDRIGLQLGTLQKDIRTVLIALDVNDEVVDEAIELGADLIIAHHAIIYRPLKQLQTDTPMGKVYEKLIKHDIAVYISHTNLDVTEGGMNDWMAEALGIENTSPIHDMHNEQLSKLVVFVPKSHHQEVLDAVLGAGAGWIGNYSHCSFNIEGFGTYVPREGSNPFLGKEGKMERANEVRIETIVPHAIRNKVIQAMLKAHPYEEVAYDLYAMDLKGRSLGLGRVGKLKEPKTLAELVDVVKEKLEVPHVRVVGDLDRTIRKAAVIGGSGGRYMMKALFRGADVLVTGDVDYHTAQDALAAGLTIIDPGHNAEKIMKVKVAEWMEQKLQEHKYETRVVASRINTEPFQFV comes from the coding sequence ATGCTTGCCAAAGGACAAACGGTAATTCAATACATGGAGCAATTGGCCCCGAAGCACGTGGCCGAACCCGATGACCGAATCGGACTCCAGCTTGGAACATTGCAAAAGGACATACGCACGGTGCTGATAGCACTGGATGTCAATGATGAAGTGGTGGATGAAGCCATTGAACTTGGAGCTGACCTGATTATCGCGCATCATGCGATCATATACCGTCCGCTGAAACAACTGCAGACGGATACGCCAATGGGCAAGGTATACGAGAAGCTGATCAAACACGACATTGCGGTATATATAAGTCATACCAATCTGGACGTAACCGAAGGCGGGATGAACGATTGGATGGCGGAAGCCTTGGGAATCGAGAACACGTCGCCTATCCATGACATGCATAATGAGCAGTTGTCCAAGCTGGTGGTATTTGTGCCGAAGAGCCATCATCAAGAGGTGCTGGATGCTGTGCTAGGCGCTGGTGCAGGCTGGATCGGAAATTACAGCCACTGCAGCTTCAACATCGAGGGCTTTGGCACCTATGTTCCGCGAGAAGGCAGTAATCCTTTTCTAGGTAAGGAAGGCAAGATGGAACGTGCAAATGAGGTTCGGATCGAGACGATTGTTCCTCATGCCATCCGAAATAAAGTGATCCAGGCCATGCTGAAGGCGCATCCTTATGAAGAGGTTGCCTATGATCTGTATGCGATGGATCTTAAGGGTAGATCCCTTGGTCTTGGCCGGGTCGGTAAGCTAAAGGAGCCTAAGACGTTGGCTGAGCTGGTAGACGTGGTAAAAGAGAAACTGGAGGTTCCTCATGTTCGTGTCGTAGGTGACCTCGACCGAACCATCCGCAAGGCGGCCGTCATAGGGGGCTCCGGAGGACGCTACATGATGAAAGCACTGTTCCGAGGAGCTGATGTGCTGGTCACGGGAGATGTGGATTATCATACGGCACAGGATGCCCTTGCAGCGGGACTTACGATCATTGATCCGGGTCATAATGCCGAGAAGATCATGAAGGTCAAAGTGGCCGAGTGGATGGAGCAGAAACTGCAGGAGCATAAGTACGAAACCCGGGTTGTCGCTTCCCGCATCAATACAGAGCCGTTCCAGTTCGTTTAA
- a CDS encoding S8 family peptidase translates to MKSRTLWSILGAASVLGALLILLFIPGSKQPAPTAEPAQPLRPQEENKAKHFTMQSDIQATDQLNRIDAKGHLRRMLNNNALRSPGQIKAYTQKEQKFHKHFQQVRWYNLKQNTMTDIQGLLPKMSKEDKKLITDHFQIAQQKLKRGETYDSPKFNVAGQPYFVVAEPSKDGKYGAAALVNQGILHEVSNHQKRNLRLIPYPKEGKFKVESIHADTLSDITVKTGHDNEKASHFYENEIVVSFQNEPSQQQLHDISKEISCETPRKLGYAYVFRSKDMDYLKLRSYFEQKWKPKYTEPHYIYLTNDRIHQSRVSSDSLPDGANAQVNIPNDLLFSEYQWNLPVIETNRGWDLSRGSEDVIIAVVDTGVDLQHSDLNGQLVEGYNIVDKDKQPLDDVGHGTHVAGIIGALVNNGEGVAGVSWYNKIMPVKALDGSGSGTTYAVAEGIIWATDHGAKVINMSLGNYADSQFLHDAVKYAYDRDVVLVAASGNDNTERPGYPAAYPEVLAVAATDSNQKRAEYSNYGDYIDVAAPGTNIASTFPGNQYAALSGTSMASPHAAAMAGLIRSLNPDLTNQEVMDAMINQAVDLGDKGKDKYYGHGQIDIFQSLKSVGVPEVPLQMWPGQTLRNLERELRKLNSSKE, encoded by the coding sequence GTGAAATCTCGTACCCTGTGGAGCATCCTAGGTGCAGCGTCAGTTCTTGGCGCGCTTCTGATCTTACTGTTCATCCCCGGTTCGAAACAGCCTGCTCCAACAGCTGAACCGGCACAGCCTTTAAGGCCCCAAGAGGAGAACAAGGCCAAGCACTTTACTATGCAAAGCGATATCCAGGCAACGGATCAACTAAACCGTATTGATGCAAAAGGTCATCTGCGCAGGATGCTGAACAATAACGCTTTGCGCAGCCCAGGTCAAATAAAAGCCTATACGCAAAAAGAACAAAAGTTTCACAAGCATTTTCAGCAAGTACGGTGGTATAACCTTAAGCAAAACACAATGACAGATATACAGGGTCTGCTTCCCAAAATGAGCAAAGAAGATAAAAAACTGATTACCGATCATTTCCAAATCGCGCAGCAGAAGCTTAAACGGGGAGAAACTTATGATTCACCCAAGTTCAATGTCGCGGGACAGCCTTATTTTGTTGTTGCCGAGCCGTCCAAGGATGGCAAATATGGCGCCGCTGCTTTGGTTAATCAAGGCATACTGCATGAAGTAAGCAATCACCAGAAGCGGAATCTGCGATTAATTCCGTACCCAAAGGAAGGAAAATTCAAGGTCGAATCCATTCATGCAGATACCCTCTCCGACATCACCGTCAAAACCGGACATGATAATGAAAAGGCCAGTCACTTTTACGAAAATGAAATTGTGGTGTCCTTTCAAAATGAGCCGTCACAACAGCAGCTCCACGATATCTCTAAGGAAATATCGTGTGAAACTCCGAGGAAACTTGGCTATGCTTATGTTTTCCGTTCCAAGGATATGGACTACCTTAAACTCCGCTCCTATTTCGAGCAGAAGTGGAAACCCAAATATACCGAGCCTCACTACATCTATTTAACCAATGATCGCATCCATCAATCCAGGGTAAGCTCGGATTCCTTACCGGATGGAGCGAACGCGCAGGTCAATATCCCGAATGATTTGCTGTTTTCTGAGTATCAGTGGAATTTGCCCGTCATTGAGACGAACCGGGGCTGGGATTTGTCCAGGGGCAGTGAAGATGTGATCATTGCAGTCGTTGATACGGGAGTGGATCTTCAGCATTCCGATTTGAATGGGCAGTTGGTGGAAGGGTACAACATCGTAGATAAGGACAAGCAGCCCTTGGATGATGTTGGTCATGGAACGCATGTGGCCGGGATCATCGGCGCCCTGGTCAATAACGGTGAAGGTGTTGCCGGGGTAAGCTGGTACAACAAAATCATGCCGGTCAAAGCGCTTGACGGATCCGGATCAGGAACAACCTATGCCGTCGCAGAAGGGATTATTTGGGCGACAGATCACGGAGCCAAGGTGATCAATATGAGTCTAGGCAACTATGCGGACTCCCAGTTCCTGCATGATGCCGTGAAATATGCTTATGACCGTGACGTTGTCCTTGTTGCCGCCTCAGGCAATGACAACACGGAGCGCCCTGGTTATCCTGCCGCCTATCCGGAAGTGCTGGCCGTCGCCGCAACGGATTCCAATCAGAAGCGGGCGGAATATTCCAACTACGGCGATTATATCGACGTGGCTGCTCCAGGGACCAATATTGCAAGCACCTTTCCAGGGAATCAATACGCGGCTCTATCCGGAACCTCCATGGCTAGCCCCCACGCAGCTGCCATGGCCGGTCTCATTCGTTCCCTTAACCCTGACCTGACCAATCAGGAAGTCATGGACGCCATGATAAACCAAGCGGTCGATCTTGGCGATAAAGGAAAAGATAAATATTACGGTCATGGTCAGATTGATATTTTCCAATCCTTGAAATCGGTTGGCGTGCCCGAAGTCCCACTCCAAATGTGGCCAGGTCAAACGCTTCGGAATCTGGAGCGGGAGCTTCGCAAATTAAACAGCTCAAAGGAATAA
- a CDS encoding YpuI family protein, protein MPADNLQKLCSESREKLKSAISIMETFLNEHALSQLVTEQDEETVHFYKGFLSDVRHLLVFSEVSYEKLGVVQRRPNFDIDFAEKALYNLYHRCVNSFFYPKNESYSEDGRYAYTGQDAIRFRKKPVRPARDVIMNITKIYEELRDDLAYYESDYLTERRMQSEKSHA, encoded by the coding sequence ATGCCAGCAGACAATCTTCAGAAATTATGCTCAGAGTCCAGAGAAAAGTTGAAATCTGCTATTTCGATTATGGAAACGTTTTTGAACGAACATGCTTTATCCCAATTGGTAACGGAACAGGACGAGGAAACCGTTCATTTTTACAAAGGATTTCTGTCGGATGTTCGCCATTTGCTTGTGTTTTCTGAAGTTTCCTATGAGAAGCTAGGTGTTGTACAGCGTCGCCCTAATTTTGATATCGATTTTGCCGAGAAGGCTTTGTATAATTTGTATCACCGCTGTGTTAACAGTTTCTTCTATCCCAAAAATGAAAGCTATTCTGAAGATGGTCGTTACGCCTATACCGGACAGGATGCGATTCGTTTCCGGAAGAAGCCGGTTCGTCCTGCCCGTGATGTGATTATGAACATTACCAAGATTTATGAAGAGCTACGTGATGATCTTGCTTATTACGAAAGCGATTATTTGACGGAGCGCCGTATGCAATCAGAGAAAAGTCACGCTTAA
- a CDS encoding DUF1540 domain-containing protein, producing MANEAKPLVKCSVSNCHYWGEQNLCHAEMIMIEIDRHANVKLNEEYGAEPYVDDHQDVADKSSETCCLTFKPKG from the coding sequence ATGGCCAACGAAGCCAAACCATTAGTGAAGTGCAGTGTCAGCAATTGCCATTACTGGGGAGAACAAAACTTATGTCATGCCGAGATGATTATGATTGAAATTGACCGTCATGCGAATGTGAAACTCAATGAAGAGTATGGAGCAGAGCCTTACGTAGACGACCATCAGGATGTTGCTGACAAGTCTTCCGAGACCTGCTGTTTGACCTTTAAGCCGAAGGGCTGA
- a CDS encoding lytic transglycosylase domain-containing protein yields MQIDPISWKQMTDIPQMNTNSTESATGFVNVLSSLLAEDSTSKPVERSMTQLAPGVTFKDGLLWQQLGAVDESASSIPMEGVVHDTGATKPTTFEDLITAAGERYGVPVSLIKAVIDAESSFNPNAVSSAGAKGLMQLMDGTARGLGVRNPFDPAQNIEGGTKYLSNLIQRFGGEKAMVLAAYNAGPTRIANMGVSSDEELMSVAHELPEETQAYISKVMNAQSKYTL; encoded by the coding sequence ATGCAAATAGACCCGATATCATGGAAGCAAATGACGGATATACCACAGATGAATACGAATTCCACCGAGTCGGCAACCGGATTTGTCAATGTGCTGAGCAGCTTGCTTGCCGAAGATTCCACCTCCAAGCCGGTTGAACGTTCCATGACACAGCTTGCGCCGGGAGTAACCTTTAAAGATGGACTGTTGTGGCAGCAGCTAGGAGCTGTAGATGAATCCGCCTCGTCTATACCAATGGAGGGGGTCGTGCATGACACGGGGGCAACAAAGCCAACAACCTTTGAGGATTTAATTACAGCGGCAGGGGAACGGTATGGAGTGCCGGTATCGCTGATTAAAGCGGTCATCGATGCGGAATCCTCCTTTAATCCGAATGCGGTGTCCTCTGCGGGAGCCAAGGGCCTGATGCAGCTGATGGACGGCACAGCAAGGGGACTTGGGGTAAGAAACCCTTTTGATCCGGCTCAGAACATCGAAGGTGGTACTAAATATCTGTCCAATCTGATTCAGCGGTTTGGCGGAGAAAAAGCTATGGTACTTGCAGCGTATAATGCAGGTCCAACCCGTATCGCCAATATGGGTGTATCCAGTGATGAAGAGTTGATGTCTGTTGCTCATGAATTACCTGAGGAAACACAGGCATACATTAGTAAAGTCATGAACGCTCAATCAAAATACACTTTATAA
- a CDS encoding cysteine desulfurase family protein: MIYWDHAATTPPYDEVVDTMAEIMKMHYANPSALHRSGEAAAKLLKKAREVCAAALDVQPTEIVFTSGATEGNNMAIKGAAMQYSSRGRHIITTGTEHPSVFECCKQLETLGWEVTYLPVDAAGVVDLAALTEAVRKDTVLVSIMHVNNETGAVQPLAEVGRIVKERNSRTLLHIDGVQGFGKLPVTLSQWQADLYSLSAHKFNGPRGMGVLYIKQGVQLFPLVSGGSQENGHRAGTENVAGAVAMSKAMRLSRERQPEFYARMTELRELLLQGIDKIPGLVLNSSEQSAPHILHFSYPGLKPEVMVHALEEMGMLVSTKSACSSKLSEPSRVLLAMGKDMNVASSGIRISLGKEHQLGDAARLVEVLAKVCGNLRPIIEREGNRR, translated from the coding sequence TTGATATATTGGGATCACGCTGCAACGACCCCTCCCTATGATGAAGTAGTGGACACAATGGCTGAAATCATGAAAATGCATTATGCTAATCCGTCAGCGCTTCATCGTTCAGGCGAGGCTGCCGCTAAACTGCTGAAGAAGGCAAGAGAGGTGTGTGCAGCCGCGCTGGACGTTCAGCCGACGGAGATCGTATTCACATCCGGGGCAACCGAAGGCAATAACATGGCGATTAAAGGGGCTGCGATGCAGTACAGCAGCCGTGGCCGGCATATCATCACGACCGGAACCGAGCATCCTTCCGTATTTGAATGCTGCAAACAGCTGGAAACGCTGGGATGGGAAGTGACCTATCTCCCGGTGGATGCCGCCGGTGTGGTGGATCTGGCTGCTTTGACGGAAGCTGTGCGCAAAGATACGGTGCTCGTCAGCATCATGCATGTCAATAATGAGACGGGGGCCGTCCAGCCGCTGGCTGAAGTGGGGCGTATCGTCAAGGAACGAAATTCACGAACGCTGCTGCATATCGATGGCGTACAAGGATTTGGCAAGCTGCCGGTTACTCTTTCCCAGTGGCAGGCCGACTTATACAGCCTGTCTGCACATAAATTCAATGGCCCGAGAGGAATGGGCGTGCTGTACATTAAGCAAGGCGTGCAGTTGTTCCCGTTGGTATCGGGCGGTTCACAAGAGAATGGGCACCGGGCAGGAACGGAGAATGTTGCTGGAGCCGTAGCGATGTCGAAGGCCATGCGGTTATCCAGAGAACGCCAGCCCGAGTTTTATGCAAGGATGACGGAATTAAGGGAGCTTCTGCTCCAGGGCATCGACAAAATTCCGGGATTGGTGTTAAACAGCAGTGAGCAGAGTGCGCCACATATCCTTCATTTTTCGTATCCGGGATTAAAACCCGAGGTGATGGTCCATGCTCTGGAAGAGATGGGGATGCTCGTATCAACCAAATCCGCTTGCTCCTCTAAATTAAGCGAACCGAGCCGGGTCCTGTTAGCGATGGGGAAGGACATGAACGTTGCTTCCTCTGGAATTCGTATCAGTCTTGGCAAAGAGCATCAGCTGGGCGATGCAGCGCGACTAGTCGAAGTCTTGGCAAAAGTTTGCGGGAACCTGCGTCCCATTATAGAAAGAGAGGGTAACCGAAGATGA